The Agromyces mangrovi genome contains a region encoding:
- the metK gene encoding methionine adenosyltransferase — MSELRLFTSESVTEGHPDKICDQVSDSILDALLTVDPHSRVAVETLVTTGLVHVAGEVRTTGYVEIPAIVRERITSIGYDSSDVWFDGRSCGVSISIGGQSPDIAVGVDQAFESREGASIDELDRQGAGDQGIMFGYAVNETPELMPIPIWTAHRLAERLAAVRRSGELDYLRPDGKTQVTVGYEGDVARTIDTVVLSTQHSPKVDTATLRAEVEQTVIRPVVERTGLDATNVKVLINPTGRFEIGGPQGDAGLTGRKVIIDTYGGASRHGGGAFSGKDPSKVDRSAAYAMRWVAKNAVAAGLADRLELQVAYAIGKAAPVGLYVETFGTAHVPEERIIGAIREVFDLRPAAIIRDLDLLRPIYAKTSTYGHFGRELPDFTWERTDRVDDLRSAARL; from the coding sequence ATGAGCGAACTCCGCCTGTTCACCTCCGAGTCGGTCACCGAGGGGCACCCCGACAAGATCTGCGACCAGGTCTCGGACTCGATCCTCGACGCACTGCTCACCGTCGACCCGCACAGCCGGGTCGCGGTGGAGACGCTCGTGACCACGGGCCTCGTGCACGTCGCGGGCGAGGTGCGCACGACCGGGTACGTCGAGATCCCCGCGATCGTGCGCGAGCGCATCACGTCGATCGGGTACGACTCGTCCGACGTGTGGTTCGACGGCCGTTCGTGCGGTGTGTCGATCTCGATCGGCGGGCAGTCGCCCGACATCGCGGTGGGCGTCGACCAGGCGTTCGAGTCCCGCGAGGGTGCCAGCATCGACGAGCTCGACCGCCAGGGCGCGGGCGACCAGGGCATCATGTTCGGCTACGCGGTCAACGAGACCCCCGAACTCATGCCGATCCCGATCTGGACCGCGCACCGCCTCGCCGAGCGGCTCGCCGCGGTGCGTCGTTCGGGCGAGCTCGACTACCTGCGCCCCGACGGCAAGACGCAGGTCACGGTCGGCTACGAGGGCGACGTCGCGCGCACCATCGACACGGTCGTGCTGTCCACGCAGCACTCGCCGAAGGTCGACACCGCGACGCTCCGCGCCGAGGTCGAGCAGACCGTGATCCGCCCCGTCGTGGAGCGCACTGGCCTCGACGCGACGAACGTGAAGGTGCTCATCAACCCGACGGGTCGCTTCGAGATCGGCGGCCCGCAGGGCGACGCCGGGCTCACCGGCCGCAAGGTCATCATCGACACCTACGGCGGCGCGAGCCGACACGGCGGCGGTGCGTTCAGCGGCAAGGACCCGTCGAAGGTCGATCGCTCCGCCGCGTACGCCATGCGCTGGGTCGCGAAGAACGCGGTCGCCGCGGGCCTCGCCGACCGGCTCGAGCTGCAGGTCGCCTACGCGATCGGCAAGGCCGCGCCCGTCGGCCTCTACGTGGAGACTTTCGGCACCGCCCACGTGCCCGAGGAGCGCATCATCGGCGCGATTCGCGAGGTGTTCGACCTGCGTCCGGCCGCGATCATCCGCGACCTCGACCTGCTGCGGCCGATCTACGCGAAGACGTCGACCTACGGGCACTTCGGCCGCGAGCTGCCCGACTTCACCTGGGAGCGCACGGACCGCGTCGACGACCTGCGCAGCGCCGCACGGCTCTGA
- the coaBC gene encoding bifunctional phosphopantothenoylcysteine decarboxylase/phosphopantothenate--cysteine ligase CoaBC: MNVVVGITGGIAAYKAVGVVRELVLSGHDVHVVPTESALRFVGRPTLEAISRNPVHDELYEGVAEVRHVAIGQAADLIVIAPATANTIARLAAGLADDLLGNTVLASEAPLVIAPAMHTEMWRNPATQANIATLRSRGVTIVGPAVGQLTGADSGPGRMEEPPAIVSAALARVTAPVGDLAGRRVVVTAGGTREPLDPVRFLGNRSSGRQGVAIADAARARGAEVTLIAANLEVERPDGCDVRDVSTTAELRAAVREAAAGADVVVMAAAVSDYRPAAVSELKLKKDDSGDGMTLELVRNPDILAELGHEPHEGTLLVGFAAETEPDDDRLLEVARAKREAKGCDLLVVNRVGWSEGFGTPDNAVVVIGAGGEVVTRVHGDKLSVAHGILDMVV, encoded by the coding sequence TTGAACGTCGTCGTCGGCATCACCGGCGGCATCGCCGCGTACAAGGCCGTCGGCGTCGTGCGCGAGCTGGTGCTCTCCGGGCACGACGTGCACGTCGTCCCGACCGAGTCGGCGCTGCGCTTCGTCGGTCGCCCGACGCTCGAGGCGATCAGCCGCAACCCGGTGCACGACGAGCTCTACGAGGGCGTCGCCGAGGTGCGGCACGTCGCCATCGGCCAGGCCGCCGACCTCATCGTGATCGCCCCGGCGACCGCGAACACCATCGCGCGGCTCGCGGCGGGCCTCGCCGACGACCTGCTCGGCAACACCGTGCTCGCCTCGGAGGCGCCGCTGGTGATCGCGCCTGCCATGCACACCGAGATGTGGCGCAACCCCGCCACGCAGGCGAACATCGCGACACTGCGCTCCCGCGGCGTGACGATCGTCGGCCCCGCGGTCGGCCAGCTCACCGGTGCCGACAGCGGACCGGGTCGCATGGAGGAGCCGCCCGCGATCGTGTCGGCCGCACTCGCCCGGGTGACGGCACCGGTCGGCGACCTCGCCGGCCGTCGCGTCGTCGTGACCGCGGGCGGCACCCGCGAACCGCTCGACCCGGTGCGCTTCCTCGGCAACCGCTCGAGCGGCCGCCAGGGCGTCGCGATCGCCGACGCGGCCCGTGCGCGCGGCGCCGAGGTGACGCTCATCGCCGCCAACCTCGAGGTCGAGCGGCCCGACGGATGCGACGTGCGCGACGTCTCCACCACCGCGGAGCTGCGTGCCGCGGTGCGCGAGGCCGCGGCGGGCGCCGACGTCGTCGTGATGGCGGCGGCGGTGTCCGACTACCGTCCGGCGGCGGTCAGCGAGCTGAAGCTGAAGAAGGATGACTCGGGCGACGGGATGACCCTGGAGCTCGTGCGCAACCCCGACATACTCGCCGAACTGGGCCACGAGCCGCACGAGGGCACGCTGCTCGTGGGCTTCGCCGCCGAGACCGAGCCCGACGACGATCGGCTGCTCGAGGTGGCGCGTGCCAAGCGAGAGGCGAAGGGCTGCGACCTGCTCGTCGTGAACCGCGTGGGCTGGAGCGAGGGCTTCGGCACGCCCGACAACGCCGTCGTCGTCATCGGCGCAGGCGGCGAGGTCGTCACACGCGTACACGGGGACAAGCTGTCGGTGGCGCACGGCATCCTCGACATGGTTGTCTGA
- the rpoZ gene encoding DNA-directed RNA polymerase subunit omega — MADKLTGIIDPPIDDLLSKVESKYALVIFASKRARQINDYYADLHEGSLFDNVGPLVDSTIDDKPLSVALHEINEDKLKITPAGE; from the coding sequence ATGGCAGACAAGCTGACCGGCATCATCGACCCGCCCATCGACGACCTGCTGTCGAAGGTCGAGTCGAAGTACGCACTCGTCATCTTCGCCTCCAAGCGCGCGCGCCAGATCAACGACTACTACGCCGACCTGCACGAGGGCAGCCTGTTCGACAACGTCGGGCCCCTTGTCGACTCGACGATCGACGACAAGCCGCTGTCGGTGGCGCTGCACGAGATCAACGAGGACAAGCTCAAGATCACCCCGGCCGGCGAGTAG
- the gmk gene encoding guanylate kinase — protein MAEPARSGPPAPPDVDRVAASRAAVAARRARAAVKASVADGSRSPLDVLRVAFEDASTPEATLRATEFLTSVPAIGETKRVRIMRELGIADAKRLGGLGRRQRLALRAFLADWIAAHGGIGNRLVVLAGPTAVGKGTVASYIRRNHPDVMLSVSATTRAPRPGEVEGQSYYFVDDAEFDRLVSEDELLEWAVVHNAHRYGTPKAPVERAIADGNSVLLEIDIQGARSVRRAMPEATLIFLLPPTWDELVRRLVGRGTESPAEQQRRLETARVELAAVDEFDHTVVNHDVAEAAQNVVDLMRPRPAGGSLPAFSIFRATVRATHAPRRSTPWQTS, from the coding sequence GTGGCTGAGCCCGCGCGCAGCGGTCCGCCCGCGCCGCCCGACGTCGACCGCGTCGCCGCCTCGCGCGCAGCGGTCGCGGCACGGCGCGCCCGCGCCGCCGTGAAGGCGTCCGTCGCCGACGGCAGCCGCAGCCCGCTCGACGTGCTGCGCGTCGCCTTCGAGGACGCCTCCACGCCGGAGGCCACCCTGCGCGCGACCGAGTTCCTCACCTCCGTGCCCGCGATCGGCGAGACCAAGCGCGTGCGCATCATGCGCGAGCTCGGCATCGCCGACGCGAAGCGGCTCGGCGGCCTCGGCCGGCGCCAGCGGCTCGCGCTGCGCGCCTTCCTCGCCGACTGGATCGCCGCGCACGGCGGGATCGGCAACCGCCTCGTGGTGCTCGCCGGCCCGACCGCGGTCGGCAAGGGTACGGTCGCGTCCTACATCCGCCGCAATCACCCCGACGTCATGCTGTCGGTGTCGGCCACCACGCGTGCGCCCCGCCCCGGCGAGGTCGAGGGGCAGAGCTACTACTTCGTCGACGACGCCGAGTTCGACCGGCTGGTGTCGGAGGACGAACTGCTCGAATGGGCGGTCGTGCACAACGCGCACCGGTACGGCACCCCGAAGGCGCCCGTGGAGCGCGCCATCGCCGACGGCAACAGCGTGCTCCTCGAGATCGACATCCAGGGTGCGCGGTCGGTGCGGCGTGCGATGCCTGAGGCGACGCTCATCTTCCTGCTGCCGCCGACCTGGGACGAGCTCGTGCGGCGGCTGGTCGGACGGGGCACCGAATCGCCCGCCGAGCAGCAGCGCCGGCTCGAGACGGCACGGGTGGAACTCGCAGCAGTGGACGAGTTCGACCACACGGTCGTGAACCACGACGTCGCCGAGGCCGCGCAGAACGTCGTAGACTTGATGCGGCCTCGGCCCGCGGGCGGTAGCCTGCCCGCATTCTCGATCTTCCGCGCAACCGTCCGCGCGACCCACGCACCCAGAAGGAGCACGCCATGGCAGACAAGCTGA
- the pyrF gene encoding orotidine-5'-phosphate decarboxylase, with protein sequence MASFGTRLGESFDRFGRLCVGIDPHAGLLDAWGLPESGAGVREFGLRVVDAMAGRAGICKPQVAFFERFGSAGIAGLERVLAEARGAGILVIADAKRGDIDSTMDAYARAWLEPGSPLEADALTVNPFQGLGALAGTHRLAERHGKGLFVLAATSNPEAAAIQRSVLQQSSREGSTVSAAICSGVATWNAEEPDAGEQAFGSTGVVIGATVDLRAAGIDPDDASTPRTPVLAPGFGHQGAELADLRDTFGALAGGVIANESRSILAAGPDGIRDAIARRAEATAVARG encoded by the coding sequence GTGGCATCGTTCGGCACGCGACTGGGGGAGTCGTTCGACCGGTTCGGCCGGCTCTGCGTGGGCATCGACCCGCACGCCGGGCTGCTCGACGCGTGGGGGCTCCCGGAGTCGGGTGCGGGCGTGCGCGAGTTCGGCCTGCGCGTCGTCGACGCGATGGCCGGGCGCGCCGGCATCTGCAAGCCGCAGGTGGCGTTCTTCGAGCGGTTCGGCTCGGCGGGCATCGCCGGGCTCGAGCGCGTGCTCGCCGAGGCGCGCGGTGCGGGCATCCTCGTCATCGCCGACGCCAAGCGCGGCGACATCGACTCGACCATGGACGCGTACGCACGCGCGTGGCTCGAGCCCGGTTCGCCGCTCGAGGCGGACGCACTTACCGTGAACCCGTTCCAGGGCCTCGGCGCGCTGGCGGGCACGCACCGCCTCGCCGAGCGGCACGGGAAGGGCCTGTTCGTGCTCGCCGCGACCTCCAATCCCGAGGCCGCCGCGATCCAGCGCTCGGTGCTCCAGCAGAGCAGCCGGGAGGGGTCGACGGTCTCGGCCGCGATCTGCTCGGGTGTCGCGACCTGGAACGCCGAGGAGCCGGATGCGGGCGAGCAGGCGTTCGGCTCGACCGGTGTGGTGATCGGGGCGACCGTCGACCTGCGGGCGGCCGGCATCGACCCGGACGATGCGTCGACCCCGCGCACGCCGGTGCTCGCACCCGGGTTCGGCCACCAGGGCGCCGAGCTCGCCGACCTGCGCGACACGTTCGGAGCACTTGCCGGCGGCGTGATCGCGAACGAGTCGCGCTCGATCCTGGCGGCCGGTCCCGACGGCATCCGCGACGCGATCGCGCGTCGCGCCGAGGCCACGGCGGTGGCCCGTGGCTGA
- the carB gene encoding carbamoyl-phosphate synthase large subunit: protein MPKRDDINSVLVIGSGPIVIGQAAEFDYSGTQACRVLRSEGVRVILVNPNPATIMTDPGFADATYVEPINPEILESIIIKERPDAVLPTLGGQTALNAAIALEEAGILAKHGVELIGAKVDAIRKGEDRQLFKELVVECGADVARSHIAHTMDEVLAAADDLGYPLVVRPSFTMGGLGSGFAYDETDLRRIAGAGLHDSPTTEVLLEESILGWKEYELELMRDTADNTVVVCSIENVDPVGVHTGDSITVAPALTLTDREYQRLRDIGIDIIRAVGVDTGGCNIQFAVDPSNGRIIVIEMNPRVSRSSALASKATGFPIAKIAAKLAIGYRLDEIPNDITRVTPASFEPTLDYVVVKVPRFAFEKFPAADPTLTTTMKSVGEAMAIGRNYASALQKSLRSLEKRGSSFHWGDEPRSVEELLEVVQTPTDGRIVAVQQALRKGATVEQLFDATKIDPWFLDQIVLINEVADAVASASELDESLLRLAKDHGFSDAQIGQLRGIDEADARAERHARGIRPVFKTVDTCAGEFPALTPYHYSSYDLETEVAPSDRRKVVILGSGPNRIGQGVEFDYSCVHASFALSDAGFETIMINCNPETVSTDYDTSDRLYFEPLTLEDVLEVIHAESQSGELVGVVVQLGGQTALGLAAGLEAAGVPILGTSPSAIDLAEERGQFSRILDDAGLLAPRNGTATELAGAVAVAEEIGYPVLVRPSFVLGGRGMEIVYDTPSLVDYFERIADQGIVGPSHPLLVDRFLDDAIEIDVDALYDGEQLYVGGIMEHIEEAGIHSGDSSCTLPPVTLGKAQIDRVRDATLAIAQGVGVRGLLNVQFAIGAGVLYVLEANPRASRTVPFVSKALGIPLAKAASRVMVGATVAELVAEGLLPETDGSTVPFDAPVAVKEAVLPFHRFRTREGDIVDSVLGPEMRSTGEVMGIDRDFPRAFAKSQLAAYGGMPLQGTVFVSVSDRDKRAVILPVLRLRELGYSVVATEGTAEILRRNGIEAGVVLKFNEKTDDAPTSVVELIHQGMVDVVINTPSGRSSRADGYEIRAAAVAADIPLFTTIAELSAAVASIDSVRRGFEVTSLQDYELARKAV, encoded by the coding sequence ATGCCCAAGCGCGACGACATCAATTCGGTCCTCGTCATCGGGTCGGGCCCGATCGTCATCGGCCAGGCGGCCGAGTTCGACTACTCGGGCACCCAGGCCTGCCGCGTGCTCCGCTCGGAGGGCGTGCGGGTCATCCTGGTGAACCCCAACCCGGCGACGATCATGACCGACCCCGGCTTCGCCGACGCGACCTACGTCGAGCCGATCAACCCCGAGATCCTCGAGTCGATCATCATCAAGGAGCGCCCCGACGCGGTGCTCCCCACGCTCGGCGGCCAGACCGCGCTGAACGCCGCGATCGCGCTCGAGGAGGCGGGCATCCTCGCCAAGCACGGCGTGGAGCTCATCGGCGCGAAGGTCGACGCCATCCGCAAGGGCGAGGACCGCCAGCTCTTCAAGGAGCTCGTGGTCGAGTGCGGCGCCGACGTCGCGCGTTCGCACATCGCCCACACGATGGACGAGGTGCTCGCAGCCGCGGACGACCTCGGCTACCCGCTCGTCGTGCGCCCGTCGTTCACGATGGGCGGCCTCGGCTCGGGCTTCGCGTACGACGAGACCGACCTCCGCCGCATCGCCGGCGCGGGCCTGCACGACTCGCCCACGACCGAGGTGCTCCTCGAGGAGTCCATCCTCGGCTGGAAGGAGTACGAGCTCGAGCTCATGCGCGACACGGCCGACAACACGGTCGTGGTCTGCTCGATCGAGAACGTCGACCCGGTCGGCGTGCACACGGGCGACTCCATCACGGTCGCCCCGGCGCTGACCCTCACCGACCGCGAGTACCAGCGGCTGCGCGACATCGGCATCGACATCATCCGCGCCGTTGGCGTCGACACCGGCGGCTGCAACATCCAGTTCGCCGTCGACCCGTCGAACGGCCGCATCATCGTCATCGAGATGAACCCGCGCGTCTCGCGCTCGTCGGCGCTCGCGTCGAAGGCCACGGGCTTCCCGATCGCGAAGATCGCGGCGAAGCTCGCCATCGGCTACCGCCTCGACGAGATCCCGAACGACATCACGCGGGTGACCCCGGCGAGCTTCGAGCCCACGCTCGACTACGTCGTCGTGAAGGTGCCGCGGTTCGCGTTCGAGAAGTTCCCGGCCGCCGACCCGACGCTCACGACCACCATGAAGTCGGTCGGCGAGGCCATGGCGATCGGCCGCAACTACGCGTCGGCCCTGCAGAAGTCGCTGCGCTCGCTCGAGAAGCGCGGGTCGAGCTTCCACTGGGGCGACGAGCCGCGCTCGGTCGAGGAGCTGCTGGAGGTCGTGCAGACGCCGACCGACGGCCGCATCGTGGCCGTGCAGCAGGCGCTCCGCAAGGGCGCCACGGTCGAGCAGCTCTTCGATGCCACGAAGATCGACCCCTGGTTCCTCGACCAGATCGTGCTCATCAACGAGGTCGCCGACGCCGTGGCATCCGCTTCGGAGCTCGACGAGTCGCTGCTGCGGCTCGCGAAGGACCATGGCTTCTCCGACGCGCAGATCGGCCAGCTGCGGGGCATCGACGAGGCGGATGCCCGTGCCGAACGCCACGCCCGGGGCATCCGCCCGGTGTTCAAGACCGTCGACACGTGCGCCGGGGAGTTCCCCGCGCTCACGCCGTACCACTACTCGAGCTACGACCTCGAGACCGAGGTCGCGCCGAGCGACCGCCGCAAGGTCGTCATCCTCGGCTCGGGCCCGAACCGCATCGGCCAGGGCGTCGAGTTCGACTACTCGTGCGTGCACGCGTCGTTCGCGCTGTCGGACGCCGGGTTCGAGACGATCATGATCAACTGCAACCCCGAGACGGTCTCGACCGACTACGACACGAGCGACCGGCTCTACTTCGAGCCGCTCACGCTCGAGGACGTGCTCGAGGTCATCCACGCCGAGTCGCAGTCGGGCGAGCTCGTGGGCGTGGTCGTGCAGCTCGGCGGGCAGACCGCGCTCGGCCTGGCCGCCGGGCTCGAAGCCGCCGGCGTGCCGATCCTCGGGACGAGCCCCTCGGCCATCGACCTCGCCGAGGAGCGCGGCCAGTTCTCGCGCATCCTCGACGACGCCGGGCTCCTCGCGCCGCGCAACGGCACCGCCACCGAGCTCGCGGGGGCCGTCGCGGTCGCCGAGGAGATCGGCTACCCGGTGCTCGTTCGCCCGAGCTTCGTGCTCGGCGGTCGGGGCATGGAGATCGTGTACGACACGCCCTCGCTCGTCGACTACTTCGAGCGCATCGCAGACCAGGGCATCGTCGGCCCGTCGCATCCGCTGCTCGTCGACCGCTTCCTCGACGACGCGATCGAGATCGACGTCGACGCGCTCTACGACGGCGAGCAGCTGTACGTCGGCGGCATCATGGAGCACATCGAGGAGGCCGGCATCCACTCCGGCGACTCGAGCTGCACCCTGCCGCCGGTCACGCTCGGCAAGGCGCAGATCGACCGAGTGCGCGACGCGACGCTCGCGATCGCGCAGGGTGTCGGCGTGCGCGGGCTGCTGAACGTGCAGTTCGCGATCGGCGCCGGGGTGCTCTACGTGCTCGAGGCCAACCCGCGCGCGAGCCGCACCGTGCCGTTCGTGTCGAAGGCGCTCGGCATCCCGCTCGCGAAGGCCGCGTCGCGCGTGATGGTCGGCGCGACCGTCGCCGAGCTCGTCGCGGAGGGGCTGCTGCCGGAGACCGACGGCTCGACGGTGCCGTTCGACGCGCCCGTCGCGGTCAAGGAGGCCGTGCTGCCGTTCCACCGGTTCCGCACTCGCGAGGGCGACATCGTCGACTCGGTGCTCGGGCCGGAGATGCGCTCGACCGGCGAGGTCATGGGCATCGACCGCGACTTCCCGCGCGCGTTCGCCAAGTCGCAGCTCGCCGCGTACGGCGGCATGCCGCTGCAGGGCACGGTGTTCGTCTCGGTCTCCGACCGCGACAAGCGCGCCGTGATCCTGCCGGTGCTGCGCCTGCGCGAGCTCGGCTACTCGGTCGTCGCGACCGAGGGCACGGCCGAGATCCTGCGCCGCAACGGCATCGAGGCGGGCGTGGTGCTGAAGTTCAACGAGAAGACCGACGACGCGCCCACCTCGGTCGTCGAGCTCATCCACCAGGGCATGGTCGACGTCGTGATCAACACGCCGAGCGGCCGCTCCTCGCGCGCCGACGGCTACGAGATCCGCGCGGCGGCGGTCGCGGCCGACATCCCGCTGTTCACGACCATCGCCGAGCTCTCGGCGGCGGTCGCGTCGATCGACTCGGTGCGCCGCGGGTTCGAGGTCACGAGCCTGCAGGACTACGAGCTGGCGCGGAAGGCGGTCTGA
- the carA gene encoding glutamine-hydrolyzing carbamoyl-phosphate synthase small subunit, translating into MAIPGKDAGPAVLVLEDGTRYAGRAYGATGRTLGEAVFATGMTGYQETLTDPSYAGQIVLMTAPHIGNTGANDEDMESSHIWVSGYVVRDPSRVVSNFRAQRSLDDDLVAGGVVGISGIDTRAVTRHIRADGAMRAGIFSGADASLSDDEQLALVRGGAEMTGRNLSGEVSTTEGYSLAHEGERVGSVAVLDLGVKTSTLRYLAERGFDVHVLPQTVTVEELLALSPDALFFSNGPGDPGASDHHVELLRAALRTGLPYFGICFGNQLLGRALGFGTYKLPFGHRGINQPVLDRATGRVEITAHNHGFAVDAPREGVTESSEGFGRVEVSHIDLNDDVVEGLNCLDIPAFSVQYHPESAAGPHDANYLFDRFRDMVIASKENGN; encoded by the coding sequence ATGGCGATCCCCGGGAAGGACGCGGGCCCTGCGGTCCTCGTGCTCGAGGACGGCACCCGATACGCCGGACGCGCCTACGGCGCGACCGGCCGCACGCTCGGCGAGGCGGTGTTCGCCACCGGCATGACCGGGTACCAGGAGACGCTGACCGACCCGTCGTACGCGGGCCAGATCGTGCTCATGACGGCGCCGCACATCGGCAACACCGGTGCGAACGACGAGGACATGGAGTCCTCGCACATCTGGGTGTCCGGCTACGTCGTGCGCGACCCCTCCCGCGTGGTGTCGAACTTCCGCGCCCAGCGCAGCCTCGACGACGACCTCGTCGCGGGCGGCGTGGTCGGCATCAGCGGCATCGACACGCGCGCGGTCACCCGCCACATCCGCGCCGACGGGGCGATGCGCGCGGGCATCTTCTCGGGAGCGGACGCGTCGCTCTCCGACGACGAGCAGCTCGCGCTCGTCCGCGGCGGCGCGGAGATGACCGGCCGCAACCTCTCCGGCGAGGTCTCCACGACCGAGGGCTACTCGCTCGCCCACGAGGGCGAGCGCGTCGGCTCGGTCGCGGTGCTCGATCTGGGCGTCAAGACCTCCACGCTCCGCTACCTCGCCGAGCGCGGCTTCGACGTGCACGTGCTGCCGCAGACCGTCACCGTGGAGGAACTGCTGGCGCTGTCGCCCGACGCGCTGTTCTTCTCGAACGGCCCCGGCGACCCCGGAGCATCCGACCACCATGTCGAGCTGCTGCGCGCCGCGCTGCGCACCGGCCTGCCGTACTTCGGCATCTGCTTCGGCAACCAGCTGCTCGGCCGTGCGCTCGGCTTCGGCACGTACAAGCTGCCGTTCGGCCATCGCGGCATCAACCAGCCCGTGCTCGACCGCGCGACCGGCCGCGTCGAGATCACCGCGCACAACCACGGGTTCGCGGTCGACGCGCCCCGCGAGGGCGTGACCGAGTCGAGCGAGGGCTTCGGCCGCGTCGAGGTCAGCCACATCGACCTGAACGACGACGTGGTCGAGGGCCTGAACTGCCTCGACATCCCCGCGTTCTCGGTGCAGTACCACCCCGAGTCGGCGGCCGGCCCGCACGACGCGAACTACCTCTTCGACCGGTTCCGCGACATGGTCATCGCGAGCAAGGAGAACGGCAACTGA